In Eriocheir sinensis breed Jianghai 21 chromosome 18, ASM2467909v1, whole genome shotgun sequence, the genomic stretch CCGTAAATACATGTAGTATGCTTCGCACAGTGCCGTCGTTATCCCTGGTGGCAGAGTAGGTGACAGTAGTGTACATATTCCCTAAGCATTTCATTGATACCCTGCTAATAATAACCTACAAAGAGACTCCCCAATAAGTTTCACGGGCttcctaatataacctaactaaGTCCTGCTGCCTGCCTCTATTTTAGGATCTACAGACTTATGCACATTTCTTTGTCTTCTACCTCAGGTTCCCACACAGTTTGGTGGCAGCGCTGCGCCCGGTGATGGCGGCAACCCTGCACCAGACGGGGCTGCTCTTTGGAGGGTTTGCCCCAAAGAACCTCCTTGGTGTGTCAGAGGATGAAGACGGCCACCTGCTGGTGTCCTTCAGGTCCTTCATCAAGCGCTACAACGTAAGTACACCAGCAGGAAGGACAGAGTGGGATGTAGCAATCAGTCTAGGGGCATACACTCGGGGGGTGGGCAGCACCTCACCCACCCTGTGTGTAGCTATTTACCAAGTGGATCCAGAGATAATTTGATGCTGTGTAGTTATTAACCCTTAGACGGTGGCAGTATTTGACGAGTAGCTCCCCCCAAAATGAATTGTCTATATATAGTGACTGGcaaccttaggaccgtagcataaacaTAGTTATGCCGCATAATGGTTGTTTTAACTATCATCTATATTTAGATTTTACCgcagtctggaagtgttgttatatttctgccacacaaaactgactgactgaattttggaccgtctatgTATAGTTCCaccgccgtctaagggttaacGAGCAGCTCTGAAAAAAACgacttctttcatctcctcaggTCACTGACCGGCAGCAAGTGAGGAACTGGACCACCAAGAGCTGGCACCCCTTCACCAGTGCGGCAGTGTACCAGCGGGAGGGGAGCCGTGTGGTGGCCGTGGTGAGCGGGTCCATCCTGGCCCAGTGGAGTCTGGAGCACCATGACCTGGACAGCAGCAAGCGGTCCAGTGTGAGTAACTGTTTTATTTTCTCAAACTTCCTTGTTGACTGGGCTATGTGTGTATGTCTCTTTGTACTCTACTTGGGTCATGTAGAGCAGATGTGGTTTGTTCAAATGACCTTCAGTTAGGTGAGGTTCCCATAGTCAGTGGCAACCAACTAATTCCCCAAACCCATCCCCTTCCTGCAGCTGTTGCTAAGTGGTCAAGGTTATTTTGGGATGATTTCCTAATAAAGACCCATCACACTGGTGGACATTATCTGATACATGTTGTCATCCATATCAGTGATCTGCTAACCATTCCCATTGGAAATTGCTGCATAATTTTAGACCCCGTTCTCCCTCAGTCCCTTTCCTGGTTCTCATCCCCGATGGGACCACCACCGAGCCAACTCAGTGACCCAAACAAGTAAAGACAACTGGTCCAATGAAAATTTTGCTTAGTAAACATTTTTTCAGGAACATTACTGGTTTGTAAAGTGTGATTGTCTTGAATATTATTTGATGTCTTCCCAGTGGGATTTACAAACTAGGAGAATTAAAAAATATGAATTCATATTATACAAGGATGAAGTGTAGTTGTCCGGCAGCAGCTGTAGTTAGGTCTTCAAGGTTTGCTTCATTGCTTTTATTGATTAGCTGTTGCTAAAGGAAGCTGCCCCTGTCATAGTTTATTTTGATAGTTACAATGAGCTTCTCTGTTGGCTGTGTCAGGTCTCATTTTATACAAGATCAAGTTGTACAAATAGTGATATGATGTCTTACGTACTGAGTGCACCCTTACTGTGATGTGATGAAGGACTGAGAACACACTCTGCACCCACAGTTTGAGACACCCATCCACACCTTGCTGACCAGCGGAGACTCTGTGCTCGTTGTCTTTGCCACCGGCCATGTGGAGAAGCTGTCAACTACTTTGTTGGCCTCTCGCAAGAAGCCACGGCCTGGCTTCTTGGGGGCTGAGGAGACCATCACCTACGTGGAGATTGTGAAGGAGGCCAGCCTGATGGTGATGCTGGCACAGAAGGAGGTGAGgctagaggggaaggggaatcgGTATCCCTTGCCTTCACAGAGTAAAGAGGGCAGTAATGTTCTTGTTGTTTATCTGTGCCAGTCTTCCTGTTACCAAGATACTTAAAAATTGGACTGACATAATGTTAATAACATATTCTGtttattattcttttcatttttttcatattcttattgGTGATACCTAGAAATAGGGAGTTgaattatctttcttttcatttattatttatagTCTAATTCAGGAGGGTTGCTTGCTGTTTGGATTTAATTTTATTACCCTTAATTATATCAGGATGATGAGAGAATACCTTAAGGTTTTGGTTTGACCTTTACTACTGTCTCCCAGGGCAGCTCCCCGACGCTGTACACGCTGCCGCTGGGGGAGTCTGTGAGCCAGCCGCAGGACAGCCACAGCCTCACCCTCAGCAATGCTCACCTCACAGGGATCTGTGCCATGTCGTCAGCCAAGCTTGTGACGCTATGTGAGTTTGTGATGctcaccttccttttctatccctgGTGTGGTagagtcaaaccatttcaaacaGCCGTTGGGGCGTTGTCTTCCAtgggtcctctcctcccctctgctctgccacacagtcccaacgcctatttttccctctcatatgttacctataggcAACATATGAGAGGACCGGATAGgtgttggaactgtgtggcagagcagagtggaggaaaggatccGTGGAAGACTGCCCCAATGGACTGTTTGAAATGGTTTGACAGTAGTATTAGTTTCTTGGGATAATTGAGTTTAAGcttgtaaaaatttatatatttcCTTGAACTCTATCCTGAAAGGTCCTCGACACAATCCAGATACGCACATATCATTCTCTAAGCCATTTGTTTCTCCGTCCCAGGGTCCACAGGAGCAATCCACATCTTTGAGTTCCAGCACGACTACCTCGAGAAGCTGCCGGGCCGCCTCCACACCACGGAGCAGCAAGCCGTGGCCGCCAAACCCACCAAGATCCTGGAGCTGTCACCGAGCCACGTGGCGGTGGTGGGCCAGGACAATGAGGACGAGGGTAAGACTGTCACTGCTCCGCTGCATCCTCTCTCTCTGGCCACTCCAGCGGTTTGCTTATGCAGGAGCAGCacatagcaggcttttttgttttttctttgtttattgcaTTTGAGTTGTTTACTGTAATAATAAATCACTGTATTGACATGATACTCATTTGTGTTTTGCTGTGGAAGTACTGCAGGGTTAAGAATCAATTGTGAAAATTAAGGGCTGCTGAACTTCCAGCTGGTTTTAGGGTTTGCAGTCATAATTTGGGTGTCAAACCTTAATATTTGCAGTGACTTAGAATACTTTATAGATAGCCCACACGAAAGTCATGATTAGTctcttgacatttttttttctggctaAAATTGGTAGACTTTGATGTGAACTAGAAAGAAGAGCATGTCTGGAATGTGAAACGAGTTATAATTCCTAAATCTTTTCACAGGCGGGGTAATAGTCCTGCGTGACATCAAGTTCGGCCTGGTGACCAGCACACAGCCCCTCAAGATGTACTACCGGCCGCCGCATGCCTGGGTCACTCCGAgcggcctggtggtggtggagggtggctCGCTGGCCCTCATCCCCTTCACTGTCAAGGAGTCCAACCTGGCCACGGTCTTTGGCAGCAGGGTGGCAGGTAAGGCAGTAGACAGATGTAAGATATTCAAGACCCTGCTGAAGAATACTGCTGATCGTTTGCTTAAAGGTGATCATCGGGGCTGCCTTGTATAGGGGAATGGTTATAGCTTTTGTTCTCACAGCAGCAAATGTCATTAAGTGCAACACAATACCTGGATTTTGTTTTCATTACACTTCATAGACAAAAGTTTGAATCCCAAGTTTGATACCCAACTGTTGCAAGATGTTCTGTGGAGGTATGGCCCCTTCACCTCAATGCCACACCTTTGCCAACCCCCACAAAGAATACAACTAGATATGAATGACCCATGGATTGTTTGTTGTTACAGAGACTAAAGGCTTCCCGTCTGAGATGTGCCGCAACTGGGCTAAGGAGAACCTGCAGGAGGCTGTACCCAAGGAAGCCAAGGAGACCATCTACAGCAAGAAGAGTGTAGAGCTGAACAAGGTGATGCAGGATGTCGACAGAGGAGCCCTTACGGAGAGCATGTGAGTGGGTTGATGTTGAAGGCTCATTCTGGTCCTTTTTCAGTGTTGGTGTTCTTCTGGCCAACAGACACCAGGGAAATGTTACAAAAAGAGATTGGGTTAGTTGTAAGATTGACATGAATAAGTATTGTTTCTCGAATGTGTTAACCTGTCTTCTGCAATTgacatggatttcgccttcactggtagcctggtaacatatactcccaggactttctctgcctctgtggtggatagtggagtgtttcccatgtggtattggtatgctggatttcccttccCAAGGAGCATAactatacatttttcttcattgaattgtagcagccactttttgctccactcctgttgcttggtgatgtcttcttgtaggaaatcagcaGTCAAAGGGTTAAACAGAAGACGATGCTGATAATATGTTGTAGAGTTTAACATTACTCCTTCCGTCCTCTCCTCAGGATGGCCACGGAGGTGATTGCCCGCCTCATAGAACTGAAGAAATTGAACCTCCTACGGGAAGCCATGAATGTGTTTGTTGATGTCCCTGAGTCCTCGCTGGTGGACGTCCTCACCTTCTACCTGGACCAGCCCAGCATGGCCTTCGAGGGCTTGTGTGTGACCCCGCACATGCCCATGGAATATGACccacaggaggaagagggagagagtgagtgtttcttgttattgttattcttgctcctcttcttattattatttttactcctactttttttattcttattcttctacttattctttttcttactcttgtactttttattcttattctcctaTTTATTCTTACTATTTTAGTCATGCCTTCAGTAATTCTTGCAGAGGTCGTGTGTccatttatttcatcattttcatcatctttttagtCATGTCTTCAATAATTCTTGCAGAGGTCGTGTGTccatttatttcatcattttcatcatctttttagtCATGTCTTCAATAATTCTTGCAGAGGTTGTGTGTccatttatttcatcattttcatcatctttttagtCATGTCTTCAATAATTCCTGCAGAGGTTGGTTGTGTGTccatttatttcatcattttcatcatctttttagtCATGTCTTCAATAATTCTTGCAGAGGTCATGTCCCTTTTATCATTGTTTTAGTCATGCCTTCAATAATTCTTGCAGAGGTGGTGTGTCCGTTTCAAGGAGCCAAAGCCTACTTCATCAACGGTGTGCTGAGGCGGCCCTTCACAGATGTCCAGCTGCTGGCGGCTCTCCCCAAGATGTGCTTTGACCACGTCCTGAGCCTCATCAAgtacctccacttcctcatagCAGCAGGAGAGGTAAGCaggcattcttcttcttcttcttcttctcctcatttaatgtccttattttcctttatggggCTGGGCAGGCTATGAGTCTCCCACCCTTGATGATTATATCTTAAAAACCCTAATAACTGATCCTCACacagagaagaaataaggaacaGCTTGAAGGGTTTATTGTATCCCCTAGAGGGTTCTTTTGATAATGAAGGGAACAGTGATACATGGTGTGTGGGTGTTGAATAATGAATGTTTGAATAAGTCTAGGATATTCTTGCCAATCTATACTTTATTCCAATTAGTACTCATGCCACTAGAAACACACCTTTGGAGAGTTTGACCAGGGTAGGTATTGCATATTGTCAAAGGAAAGATTGATGAACATTTTATTTTGGTAACAGTTCATTTATTTCCCCTTGGTTCAATAGCCCAGAGTTGTTTCCACCTTGGTTCAATAGCCCGGAGTTGTTTCCACCTTGGTTCAATAGCCCAGAGTTGTTTCCACCTTGGTTCAATAGCCCAGAGTTGTTTCCACCTTGGTTCAATAGCCCAGAGTTGTTTCCACCTTGGTTCAATAGCCCAGAGTTGTTTCCACCTTGGTTCAATAGCCCAGAGTTGTTTCCACCTTGGTTCAATAGCCCAGAGTTGTTTCCACCTTGGTTCAATAGCCCAGAGTTGTTTCCACCTTGGTTCAATAGCCCAGAGTTGTCTCCACCTTGGTTCAGTAGCCCAGAGTTGTCTCCACCTTGGTTCAGTAGCCCAGAGTTGTTTCATTCCTGGTGTGAGCACTGATGGGCACAAATAGGCAAGCATACTTATGGGTTTGGGTGTTCTCTTGAGGTGAACCTGAGCCCTGAGGAGAAGGAAGGCCCGTCCCTGAGGCAGGCATCACTGTGGCTGAGTCTGCTGCTGGACACCAACTACCACCAGCTGGTCATGAGCTCCGAGGTGGACATTCACCGCCTGCTGCTCTCCTGCTTCACTCAAGTCTCCGGCATGGTGAGTTGTGGCCAAATGGGGAattttttgtcattattcttTGTGGACAACCTGCAAGTCCATAATGCAGAGAAGGGAGACAGTTGACTGTTGACCCAtctgctgcaattggcatggatttggctttcactggtagcctggtaacatacagtcccaggtctttctctgcctctgtggtggatagtggagtgtttcccatgtggtattggtatgctggtcatcccctcccaaggtgcatgactttacattttttttcattgaattgtagcagccactttttgttccattcctgtagctgggtgaggtcttcttgtacgaaatccacagtcaagggttaaaagagagaatgatagatgttaaccccttcactccggcgacgccaaCGTCGGGGTCCGACAgcgtcaccgttagtcctcttctaaatctcttaatcctcttctaaacctcttaatcctcttctaaacctcttaagaggaaatggaagaggaatttagaggaggactgagaggtttagaagaggatcaatctcttccatttcctcttgaccctttccatagtgtgacgccgacatctgcatcacggatggaaagggttaagattgTGTGTAATTAAGGGGAGAAATGAAGCTTTACATTGAGGTTCATCTTCCCCCATTCAAAACTAACAATGGTTTGAAATTCAGTGTTCTAGGTCTATTATAGTTTCATGTTTTGTTGCATATACTGGAAGCCTCACAGGCTTCAAAATACACATGTTTCTGTACCCAGATCAAGTTCCTGGAGGGCATGGCAGACATTGAGTTGCTGGCCAGAAGGATAGTGAAGGGCGAGCCGCTGTCCAAACACACCCACACGTCGGCTCCTTACTCCCTGGAGCGCCTGGTCATCCCCTGAGGCCTGGTGTTGGCTGGCAGGAGTGGCTTGACAGGTGTGTGTAAGCCTGTTCTGGCTCCTGTGGGTGTAGGTCTGCTCGGGCTCATCTGTgactgatggtgtgtgtgtgtgtgtattgtatttCATATTTAGTAAAATTCATAGATTTATCCTGGGCTCTCATTTACTGATGTATTGTCTAAGACTCTAAGTGGACCAAGGATTTCATTGTCTGCAGCCATGTGGTGGTGCAGAATTCTCACGTGCGCTCCAAGGTTGGTAATTAAAATTCCATCTCAGATTTTTTTCTCGGAACCAAGGCACCTTGAGCTCTGGCACAACTGGTCCTGTGCTTACCATGGAACAAATATAGTCAGACATGAATGGTGTGTGACTGGTTTTGTGTCATCATGTGAAATGGAAGCTTTCAGCTGCTGCGCCACAAGTAGTGTTTGCTGATCCACCCACCCATTGGCGAAACTCCATCCTCTTGATGAGGTCAGAGAAGTTGTGGCAAggttgaagggtggaaaggcaacTGGTGCTTGTAATATCAGTAAgtagctgctcaaagctggaggtgaagcCATGACCCATGGCTGACATGCAATTTGACTGCCATATGGCAATTAAGCACCATTCCTCCTGGCTGGCAAAGGGGCTGGCCACCACAATCtcaaaagggaaaggggactgtCAGAACTGCAACAACTACCACAGTATTACTCTGCCAAGTGTGCCAGGaaaggtgcttgcccatctattgtTCATGCTTATTTTCAGCCTactgctgaagctgcagaaacATGAGCACTCAGGGTTCTCACCTGGTAAGTCAACAGCTGATCGTATTTTAGTGCATTGCATGTTTGAAGTGTTACTGTAAGTTTTAATGGGATGTTTGCAACCTTTGTCAGTCCCTAGAAGCTATTTAATTCAGTTCATCACAAGGCATTTTGGGATCTCTTGTAACTGTGGGATTTGTGCCAGGACTGTTGGTCTTTTGGCTGGCCTGGACTCCTGGCCTGAGAGTACTgtgaagtgtatgtgtgtggggggagggacaTGACCAGCTGTCCTGTGAATGCAGGAgtaggcagggctgtgtccttgctccTTCACTTTACAACACTTGTAAGGACTGAGcattaggcagagttgtggaccataGTCACTGTGGAGAATCTGTTGGCAATACCAGCAGCACTGATCTTGTTTTTAACAATGATGCAGTGTCCTCATGGAATCACTGGAGGTTCTGATGATGGCTcttgaggcactgcacgaggaggtctttgggactccaggtctcctgggctaaGACCAGTTATTTTGACTGAGACAAGGTGTATGAAGGGTTACCAGGTGAAACGGTACAGTCTGTTCGTCTGTGTTGTGATGACATTGAGAGCATGGAAAACTTCACAAACGTAACATTGGTATCATAGTGGGTCTCATGAGGAAGTCTTACAGTGGATTGGCTTGATTCATGGTGTCATAGTATCCCTCAGTACAAGTACATGGTGTTGTCAATACCTGTGTAGGACAAAGACTCAGATTGCTTGTGCTGCATGTGTttctgagacatggacactgaaaagTGACTTGATGAGGCAAGTTGATCCCTTAGGCAAGTGGCATCACAGAATCATGAAGTATCGTGGAAATTACTCAAATctgcagaggtgggcgcggtactgaaaaatcagtagtgcggttgcggtagtgcgataCTTTTTCCGGAGTAATGCGGTTGCGGTaatgcggtcccatttttttctttcccagtgcggtacgcggtgtgcggtactgcggcagcggtagtcaaaataaaaataaaaatacttcagtgcctatcctggctatccaaaggaaacatgcttaaaatagtacaatgaaaaatcggccggcaccacggacgggtccggggttgaaatgggcggcaccgcgcgggttaaagaagactcgcagtgtagtagtttagtctctTATTTAGTGTTTAATTTCGAAcgataactgaaaagtcagaatgattgaatcactgattctgatgactgataccgattgactgatgagtccgatttactgtaaaaaaaaaacttttctgggagcatgccgcgctgcaaatgtcttcgatagttttcaaagtaccgcaggatttcttagtgcggtccgcggtagtgcggtattttcataatgtttgcggtagtgcggtacttttttgtgatgcggtactaccgcactaaatACCGCATTGCCCACCTCTGCAAATCTGCAATTACTCTGAGACTGAATTTACGGCTGTTACATGCATGCCCTGTGAACACTGAACTGCTGTAGGGGCATGTGGCTTACTATTCAGCTGATCCTACTTACTGGATCGTATCTGTAAGAGTAAAACTgtatggaggaggccaagggacaCCCAAAAAACTCTCGACTCAAGCAAGTCAATGGCTCCCCCTGTGAGCTACTAGAGAGGGCCCACATGGAGACTTGCTCAAAGGCCCCCCAGGAATGGTGTCCAAGGGTGGTTGAGGCAATGCAGCCCCTGGTGTATGTATGCTCCCTTTCATGGGATGATTGATGCCAGCCAGTAAATAATCCAGTAACAAAGAAAAATGCTGACGTCCTTGTCTGGTGAGATCTCCCTCGAGGTGGATCCCCCAAATCCAGAATTTTCTTACTCTCAGTTCACTCGTTTGCAATTATTACACGTATTAAAGCAGAACCAGACTAATTAGCATCACCTGCACCAGTCAGATTTAAATGATCTCTGGGTGGCCAAGAGTGGCACCATGTGTGTTATGTAATGTGTTAGAATtcagtgctgtccaaactttttcgcctattgtaccctttattaccttcTACTGTTACGTATCCCCATGGCTGATTAAACtcaattatattatattatatttagggCGTCATTCCTaggtacccgtccctccctctctcttttcttgcatagaacatgggaagtttctgctgtgtgtgtgtgtgtgtgtgtgtgtgttcatcgtatTTTCACGTACCCCATTGATCTATGCTGCGGACCCCAGTTTGAACAACAATACTCTAAAGTCGATCGACTCAATCTTGAGCCCTATGGATTGGCCCGGGgaaccccccattgtttacacatctatAGTCAAACCACttcaaatagtccgtttaggcccccctttcccaaccctggggtcgcgatcccaagtggggtcgccaagcgtttttcctggggtcgccaagacctcaaaatatcaaacatggtgttattatattataataacacatatacaactaaactagtggggtcgcggtcatgtctagagatgcatgattggggtcgcctgaaaaaaaagtttgggaactACTGGTTTAGGCGTtgattccgcgggtcctttcctcccctctgctcttccCCATAGTcccaacacccatctcttcctctcatatgttagctctGTAAACATTCCATTTCACTTGGTAACGTGGCTCATGCGAAGGTGctgcaccattcacccttccgccaccacgGAAGACTCGCGTAGGTCTCACTtccgtcctgcacagccaagcaaaagctATTATAattatataacgtaaataagagacagtgagaggaggGGCGGGGGTGTAGCCAGCTCCTCTGAGGAGTGCGCAGGGGTGATGTGGCATAGggcggctcaggggagccgtgcctaaaggctAAAGTTAAAGTCgatcgacttttttttttatagataacTTCTCTTATTATTCAGGCCGTCTATTACTCACTGCTTTCACCGCCACCCTCTGCTCCCCATGTCGCTGTGCGGGTGTCTCCCCTCCAGGCACCTGTGCACCACCCTGGCAGCCCTGCTTGGAGGCTCTCGTCCAGGTACACCCTTACGAGCTTGTCACGACCCGCCTCGTGGTGAGTGTTACCAGTCTCCGTGTGTAGATGTCTGGTGTGTAGTTCAGGGTAATTTGGTGTATATTTGTAGTGTAGATGTCTGGTGTGTTGTTCAGGGTAATTTGGTGTATATTTATAGAGTATAAGTTTCAATTATCTTTGCCGTGGTGTGCACACACCTTGCCGAGGCAGGTGTGCCACAAAGGGAcgacagagaggaaagagagatccAAACTATCCATAGAACATGAGGGTTCTAAAACAAAGCAAtccattccttcattttattGTGATGTCAGCTAAGAAGTCAATTAAAAGGTAGGTAGGTTAATAGATTTTGTCCGTACAAGAGGATTTTAGTCGAGTCATCACGCTTCCCAAGGCCTCGCCGGACCGCGTCAGGAATAGATGTGCTGTCAACGGTTAAAAGGAACACGATCACTGTGGGCCGAAGCGCCACAGCATTGCTTCAAGTGCAGTAATCTGGTCACGCAACACGCTGacttttgtgtgtgggtgtgggtggtggtatgTGTAGGGCGATGGCTGGCGTGTGTGGCCTGCACGCTGCGTGCCGCCTTGGCCAAGCTGCCGGGACGGAGAGTCCTGCGTCAACATGGCGAGGACACCTGCCATCGGCGTGCTGTCCCTACTGGTGGTCACCGGGGCTGCTGGCCTCCTGCTGTCGACCTGATCGACCTCCCGTCAGCCCGGCAGTagcgggcagggagggaggctgaTCCGCTGGCGCCGCGCGCCTGGCCGGAATCTTGGCGGGGCGCAGCGGCACCACGCCCAGTAGTGCCGCAGTGGGTGCAGCTCGTGGCTTACGGCTGAGTCggggctgggggtgggggggcgatTCACATCACCCAGGGGGCGTCGCGCCGCGTGGGCACGCACTGCAGGCGGATGGGGCCGCGGTACACGTGGTTGTAGCGGCCGCTCATCTTGCGTCCCAGACAGCGCTGCGCCACCATGTCGGCGCGCTGGCCCCGGAACACCTTCTCGGTGGTGAAGCTGACGGCGGCGCAGGAGAAGGTGCAGATCTCTCCGTTGCGGCCGTGCACCTGCCGCAGGCTGTACTCCTCGCCCACCTCGCAGTCCACCACGCGGATGTCGAAGGTGACGGGGATGCCCTGGCTGCCGCCGGCGGCGTCACACCCACAGTCATCTGCGGACAGAGAAGGCAGGAGtcagaaaatgatgaagaaaacacATGTCAAGAGGTCAATGACTAAAGTCCCcacaaaaaaaaagctaaataaacGCTAAGCGTTTTTACATGAACCCACTAGTGACTAGCAAGAGGCGTGTCCCGAGAAAGTGGTTCATGGGCGAGTGGCAGTGACGGAAGGTTCTAGACGGGAAGGGAGGCCTACGAAGGGCAACACCCTCTGACACGGGGCTGGGAACACTGCCCCACGCCGCGCCCTTATCAC encodes the following:
- the LOC127000208 gene encoding uncharacterized protein LOC127000208, which gives rise to MAATLHQTGLLFGGFAPKNLLGVSEDEDGHLLVSFRSFIKRYNVTDRQQVRNWTTKSWHPFTSAAVYQREGSRVVAVVSGSILAQWSLEHHDLDSSKRSSFETPIHTLLTSGDSVLVVFATGHVEKLSTTLLASRKKPRPGFLGAEETITYVEIVKEASLMVMLAQKEGSSPTLYTLPLGESVSQPQDSHSLTLSNAHLTGICAMSSAKLVTLWSTGAIHIFEFQHDYLEKLPGRLHTTEQQAVAAKPTKILELSPSHVAVVGQDNEDEGGVIVLRDIKFGLVTSTQPLKMYYRPPHAWVTPSGLVVVEGGSLALIPFTVKESNLATVFGSRVAETKGFPSEMCRNWAKENLQEAVPKEAKETIYSKKSVELNKVMQDVDRGALTESMMATEVIARLIELKKLNLLREAMNVFVDVPESSLVDVLTFYLDQPSMAFEGLCVTPHMPMEYDPQEEEGEKVVCPFQGAKAYFINGVLRRPFTDVQLLAALPKMCFDHVLSLIKYLHFLIAAGEVNLSPEEKEGPSLRQASLWLSLLLDTNYHQLVMSSEVDIHRLLLSCFTQVSGMIKFLEGMADIELLARRIVKGEPLSKHTHTSAPYSLERLVIP
- the LOC127000209 gene encoding uncharacterized protein LOC127000209, yielding MCFNNMNGPPHVEVAGVATLCFDEEGTWFQGSITSEDDTQYAIYGTKSKWATQNTDDCGCDAAGGSQGIPVTFDIRVVDCEVGEEYSLRQVHGRNGEICTFSCAAVSFTTEKVFRGQRADMVAQRCLGRKMSGRYNHVYRGPIRLQCVPTRRDAPWVM